The Streptomyces fungicidicus nucleotide sequence CCGTCGGCGTGCACGGACGCCCGCCGCGGGAAGCCCCGCTCCACCGTCCGGCCCGGCACGGCGCGGCGCCCCGTAAGGTTAGACACATGAACGATCGCATGGTGTGGATCGACTGCGAGATGACCGGCCTCTCGCTGTCGGACGACGCGCTCATCGAAGTGGCCGCCCTCGTCACCGACTCCGAGCTGAAGGTGCTCGGCGAGGGTGTGGACATCGTCATCCGCCCGCCGGACCGGGCCCTGGAGACGATGCCGCAGGTGGTGCGGGAGATGCACACCGCCTCGGGGCTGCTCACCGAACTGGAGGGCGGCACGACGCTCGAGGAGGCCGAGCAGCGGGTCCTCGACTACATCAGGGAACACGTCAAGGAGCCCGGCAAGGCGCCCCTGTGCGGCAACTCCGTCGGCACCGACCGCGGTTTCCTGCTGCGGGACATGCCGACCCTGGAGGACTATCTCCACTACCGCATCGTCGACGTGTCCAGCATCAAGGAGCTGGCCCGCCGCTGGTACCCGAGGGCGTACTTCAACAGCCCCGAGAAGAACGGCAACCACCGCGCCCTCGCCGACATCCGCGAGTCCATCACGGAGCTGCGCTACTACCGCGAGGCCGTCTTCGTGCCGCAGCCGGGACCCGACTCGGACACCGCGAAGAAGATCGCCGCGAAGCACGTCGTGCCCGGTCAGTAGGCGGATCGGCGGGCCGCCGGGGGGCGCCCCGGAAAGCCGTGCGCGAGCACCCCTTCGGACCCTGTACACTTTTTCTCGGCCGGTCGGAGAAGTCACTGACCTCCACCGACAAGGCCATGGTGGGTGTAGCTCAGCTGGTAGAGCACCTGGTTGTGGTCCAGGATGCCGCGGGTTCGAGTCCCGTCACTCACCCTCACCAGTCAGCCGGTGACCTTGTTCCGAGGTCACCGGCTGAACTCGTTTCCGGGCCCGGCGGACGCCGGGGCGGGCGGGCAAGGGACCGGCGCCCCCGGCGGTCACGACGAGGCGCGGCCCACCAGTTCGGTGGCCAGGACCATCTGGCGGCGCTCCAGGCCCCGGGAGGCCGGCGGGCGGCGGTCGGCGACCTCCGCCAGGAGCAGGTCGATCATCGCGCGGCCCATCTCCTGTATCGGCTGGCGCACGCTGGTCAGCGGCGGGTCCATGTGGCGGGCGATCGCCGAGTCGTCGTAGCCGACCAGGGCCACGTCGTCCGGGATGCGGCGGCCCGCGTCGCGCAGGGCGTGCCGGGCGCCCGCCGCGGTGACGTCCGAGGCGGCGAAGACCGCGTCCAGGTCCGGGCGGCGCTCCAGCAGCGCCGCCATCGCGCGCCGGCCGCCGTCCTCGGAGAAGTCGCCCGGCTCGATCAGCAGCTCGTCCACCTCGCGGCCGGCCTCGCGCAGGGCGTCGCGGTAGCCGTCGATACGCCGCTGGGCGCCGTACACGTCGAGGCGGCCGGTGATGTGGGCGATGGTGCGCCGGCCCCGGCCGATCAGGTGCTCGACGGCCTGCCGGGCGCCGCCGTAGTTGTCCGAGTCCACCGAGGTCAGCGTCTCGGAGGCCGAGCGGGGGCCGCTGATCACGGCCGGGATCTCCAGCTGGGACAGCATGTCGGGCAGCG carries:
- the orn gene encoding oligoribonuclease, which produces MNDRMVWIDCEMTGLSLSDDALIEVAALVTDSELKVLGEGVDIVIRPPDRALETMPQVVREMHTASGLLTELEGGTTLEEAEQRVLDYIREHVKEPGKAPLCGNSVGTDRGFLLRDMPTLEDYLHYRIVDVSSIKELARRWYPRAYFNSPEKNGNHRALADIRESITELRYYREAVFVPQPGPDSDTAKKIAAKHVVPGQ
- a CDS encoding LacI family DNA-binding transcriptional regulator, whose product is MASHGARGRSGGRPTLEEVAARAGVGRGTVSRVINGSPRVSDATRAAVEAAVAELGYVPNTAARALAANRTDAIALVVPEPETRFFAEPYFSDMLRGVGAAMSDTEMQLLLIFAGSDRERNRLAQYLAAHRVDGVLLVSVHADDPLPDMLSQLEIPAVISGPRSASETLTSVDSDNYGGARQAVEHLIGRGRRTIAHITGRLDVYGAQRRIDGYRDALREAGREVDELLIEPGDFSEDGGRRAMAALLERRPDLDAVFAASDVTAAGARHALRDAGRRIPDDVALVGYDDSAIARHMDPPLTSVRQPIQEMGRAMIDLLLAEVADRRPPASRGLERRQMVLATELVGRASS